A portion of the Streptococcus urinalis 2285-97 genome contains these proteins:
- a CDS encoding chain length determinant protein produces MVKTLWQHKFFILFFSLLVTLVGTVTIYSIWNEPDYQSQSQLHIESQTVNLTQIDYKKVFSTSDFYHRLIIENNLKQSEQSLRETITISELNSNDNLTITTQTSQANHSSQLANQVAKEAQKKLKTMGISDVSIEEAKTAQTVRSKLVNYALIVCFCVGFVTACLLTLLTRNIKKSALQPEMIEKKTGLPILGVLPPQEQEY; encoded by the coding sequence ATGGTCAAAACGCTCTGGCAACACAAATTTTTTATTTTATTTTTTAGCTTATTAGTAACTCTTGTTGGGACAGTGACCATTTATTCGATTTGGAATGAACCAGATTATCAGTCACAAAGCCAGTTACATATAGAAAGTCAGACTGTTAATTTAACTCAAATTGACTATAAAAAAGTATTTTCAACTTCAGATTTTTACCATAGACTCATCATTGAAAATAATTTAAAACAAAGCGAGCAATCCTTAAGAGAAACTATAACGATTTCAGAGCTTAATTCAAATGATAATTTAACGATTACAACGCAGACTTCTCAAGCAAATCACTCTAGTCAATTGGCAAATCAAGTTGCTAAAGAAGCTCAGAAGAAGCTGAAAACTATGGGAATTTCAGATGTTTCAATTGAAGAAGCAAAGACAGCACAAACCGTACGTTCAAAATTAGTTAATTATGCTTTGATAGTATGTTTTTGTGTTGGTTTTGTAACAGCCTGTTTATTAACTTTGCTGACGAGAAATATTAAAAAATCAGCTCTTCAACCTGAAATGATTGAAAAAAAGACTGGTTTGCCAATTTTAGGCGTTTTGCCACCTCAAGAACAGGAGTATTAA
- a CDS encoding LysR family transcriptional regulator: MRIQQLQYIIKIVETGSMNEAAKQLYITQPSLSNAVRDLENEMGISIFIRNPKGITLTKDGVEFLSYARQVIEQTTLLEDRYKNNNSNRELFSVSSQHYAFVVNAFVSLLKNTDMTQYELFLRETRTWEIIDDVKNFRSEIGVLFLNHYNRDVLTKLLDDSHLNYKVLFKTHPHIFVSKDNPLAKKDLISMDDLEDFPYLSYDQGIHNSFYFSEELMSQMPHSKSIVVSDRATLFNLMIGLNGYTVATGVLNSNLNGDHIVSVPLDVEDEIEIVYLKHEKANLSKMGETFIDYLLEEVKF; the protein is encoded by the coding sequence ATGAGAATCCAACAATTACAATATATCATCAAAATTGTCGAAACTGGTAGCATGAATGAAGCTGCCAAACAACTTTATATCACTCAACCTAGCTTATCAAATGCTGTTAGAGACCTTGAAAACGAAATGGGGATTTCAATTTTTATTCGTAATCCTAAGGGAATAACGTTAACAAAAGATGGTGTCGAATTTTTATCTTATGCTCGACAAGTTATCGAGCAAACAACACTTCTAGAAGATCGTTATAAAAATAATAATTCTAATAGAGAACTTTTTAGTGTTTCATCCCAACACTATGCTTTCGTTGTGAATGCTTTTGTGTCACTCTTAAAAAACACTGATATGACACAATACGAGTTATTCTTAAGAGAAACGAGAACATGGGAAATTATAGATGACGTTAAAAATTTTCGTTCAGAAATTGGTGTTTTGTTTTTAAACCATTATAATCGAGATGTCCTAACTAAGCTTTTAGATGATAGTCATCTTAATTATAAAGTCTTATTTAAGACACACCCTCATATCTTCGTTAGTAAAGATAACCCTCTAGCAAAAAAAGACTTGATTTCGATGGATGATTTAGAAGATTTTCCTTATTTAAGTTATGATCAAGGAATCCATAACTCTTTCTATTTCTCAGAAGAATTAATGTCACAAATGCCTCATTCCAAATCAATTGTTGTTAGTGACCGTGCGACACTTTTTAACTTAATGATTGGCTTAAATGGTTATACAGTAGCAACTGGTGTTTTAAATAGCAATTTAAATGGAGATCATATTGTTTCTGTCCCGCTAGATGTCGAAGATGAAATTGAAATTGTTTACTTAAAACATGAAAAAGCTAATCTTTCCAAAATGGGAGAAACTTTTATTGATTATTTACTAGAAGAAGTAAAATTTTAA
- the deoD gene encoding purine-nucleoside phosphorylase, whose amino-acid sequence MSIHISAKPGEIADKILLPGDPLRAKFIAENFLEDAVCFNEVRNMFGYTGTYKGHRVSVMGTGMGMPSISIYAHELIVDYGVKKLIRVGTAGTMDPDVHVRELVLAQAAATNSNIIRNDFPEFDFPQIADFKMLDKAYHIAKELGMTTHVGNVLSSDVFYSNMPERNMALGKLGVKAVEMEAAALYYLAAQHHVQALGIMTISDSLVNPDENTTAEERQTTFTDMMKVGLETLIAD is encoded by the coding sequence ATGTCAATACATATTTCTGCAAAACCAGGAGAAATTGCAGATAAAATTCTACTTCCAGGAGATCCACTCCGTGCCAAATTTATTGCTGAAAATTTCTTAGAAGATGCTGTTTGTTTTAATGAAGTTCGTAATATGTTTGGTTATACTGGAACTTATAAAGGACACCGCGTGTCTGTCATGGGGACTGGTATGGGGATGCCTTCTATCTCTATCTATGCTCACGAATTAATTGTTGATTATGGTGTTAAAAAATTAATACGTGTTGGAACCGCAGGAACAATGGATCCAGATGTTCATGTCCGTGAATTGGTTTTAGCACAGGCTGCTGCAACAAATTCTAATATTATTCGAAATGATTTTCCTGAATTTGATTTTCCACAAATTGCAGACTTCAAAATGCTAGATAAAGCTTATCACATTGCCAAAGAATTAGGCATGACTACACATGTGGGAAATGTTCTATCTTCTGATGTCTTTTATTCTAATATGCCAGAGCGAAATATGGCTTTAGGAAAATTAGGTGTTAAAGCAGTAGAGATGGAAGCTGCAGCACTTTATTATTTAGCAGCTCAACATCATGTACAAGCACTAGGAATTATGACCATTTCTGATAGCTTGGTAAATCCTGATGAAAATACAACTGCTGAAGAACGTCAAACAACTTTCACAGATATGATGAAAGTTGGTCTTGAAACATTAATTGCTGACTGA
- a CDS encoding purine-nucleoside phosphorylase — protein sequence MTLLEKIKETQLFLQSKGITSPEFGLILGSGLGELAEEIENPIVVDYAEIPNWGKSTVMGHAGKLIYGQLSGRSVLALQGRFHFYEGNPMEVVTFPVRVMKSLGCHSLMVTNAAGGIGFGPGTLMLINDHINMTGTNPLIGDNLYDFGPRFPDMSNAYNEDYRKTAHSVADNLSISLKDGVYLGCSGPTYETPAEIRAFKTLGADAVGMSTVPEVIVAVHSGLKVLGISAITNHAAGFQSELNHAEVVAVTEQIKEDFKGLVKAILAEL from the coding sequence ATGACATTACTTGAAAAAATTAAAGAAACACAACTCTTTCTGCAATCAAAAGGAATCACATCACCAGAATTCGGTTTGATTTTAGGTTCAGGATTGGGTGAATTGGCAGAAGAAATTGAAAATCCAATTGTCGTTGATTATGCGGAAATCCCAAATTGGGGAAAATCAACAGTAATGGGTCATGCAGGAAAACTTATATATGGTCAGTTATCAGGACGAAGTGTATTAGCTTTACAAGGAAGATTTCATTTTTATGAAGGTAATCCAATGGAAGTTGTTACCTTTCCAGTTCGTGTTATGAAATCTTTAGGTTGTCACAGTTTAATGGTTACAAATGCGGCAGGAGGAATTGGTTTTGGACCTGGAACATTGATGTTGATTAATGATCATATCAATATGACAGGCACTAATCCTCTAATTGGTGACAATTTGTATGATTTTGGACCAAGGTTTCCCGATATGTCAAATGCTTATAACGAAGACTATCGTAAGACTGCCCATTCAGTAGCAGACAATTTGTCTATTTCTTTAAAAGACGGTGTTTATTTGGGTTGTTCTGGGCCAACTTATGAAACACCTGCAGAAATTAGAGCGTTTAAAACTCTTGGTGCTGATGCTGTTGGCATGTCTACAGTTCCAGAAGTTATCGTCGCTGTTCATTCCGGTTTAAAGGTACTAGGGATATCTGCAATAACAAATCATGCAGCTGGTTTCCAATCTGAGCTAAACCATGCTGAAGTAGTAGCTGTCACAGAACAAATTAAAGAAGATTTTAAAGGCTTGGTTAAGGCTATTTTGGCAGAGCTTTAA